In Methanothermus fervidus DSM 2088, a single genomic region encodes these proteins:
- a CDS encoding conserved hypothetical protein (COGs: COG3365 conserved hypothetical protein~InterPro IPR012017~KEGG: mth:MTH1904 hypothetical protein~PFAM: conserved hypothetical protein~SPTR: O27926 Putative uncharacterized protein~PFAM: Uncharacterized protein conserved in archaea (DUF2073)), translating into MEKEKLKMDFLSRELLNKKTSMEKISMILEKVKNGNILVIEGGLSPTEEAELIETTMREIDTENFIGIDIQKFEKNKKSFLGFSSKKDVKFTIIGPANIMKTVKRKPNFLSIVAKLGDSCASMHQM; encoded by the coding sequence ATGGAAAAAGAAAAATTAAAAATGGATTTTTTATCTCGTGAATTGCTTAACAAAAAAACTAGTATGGAAAAAATATCGATGATTCTTGAAAAAGTTAAAAATGGAAATATTTTGGTAATTGAGGGTGGGTTATCTCCTACTGAGGAGGCAGAACTCATTGAAACAACGATGAGAGAGATTGATACTGAAAATTTTATTGGAATAGACATTCAAAAGTTTGAAAAAAATAAAAAATCATTTTTAGGCTTCTCAAGTAAAAAAGATGTAAAATTTACAATTATTGGACCTGCAAATATTATGAAAACTGTTAAAAGGAAACCTAATTTTCTTTCAATAGTTGCAAAGCTTGGTGATTCTTGTGCATCAATGCATCAAATGTAA
- a CDS encoding Protein of unknown function DUF2072, Zinc-ribbon (COGs: COG3364 Zn-ribbon containing protein~InterPro IPR018645~KEGG: mth:MTH1905 hypothetical protein~PFAM: Protein of unknown function DUF2072, Zinc-ribbon~SPTR: O27927 Putative uncharacterized protein~PFAM: Zn-ribbon containing protein (DUF2072)): MKDVINGCPNCGNKFFRYLKEKKDKDGIETISIKKDGVYEINIGMLMNSESVIVSDKEGRYAIDLNFILKKS; encoded by the coding sequence ATGAAAGATGTTATTAATGGTTGTCCTAATTGTGGCAATAAATTTTTTAGATATTTAAAAGAAAAGAAAGATAAAGATGGCATTGAAACAATATCAATTAAAAAAGACGGTGTTTATGAGATTAACATTGGTATGCTTATGAACAGCGAATCTGTTATAGTGTCTGATAAGGAAGGAAGATATGCTATTGATCTAAATTTCATATTAAAGAAATCATGA
- a CDS encoding GTP-binding protein (COGs: COG0486 GTPase~InterPro IPR005225: IPR001806: IPR002917~KEGG: mth:MTH1903 hypothetical protein~PFAM: GTP-binding protein HSR1-related~SPTR: O27925 Putative uncharacterized protein~TIGRFAM: small GTP-binding protein~PFAM: GTPase of unknown function~TIGRFAM: small GTP-binding protein domain): MRRNKKLKLGIYGHPNAGKTTLANAICEDWVGKSLGKVSEIPHETRKVNFQREVVIEKDGAKLIFDIVDTPGITTKVDYRKFLEFGLPPDEAKKRAKEATKGVIEAIKWLNDVDGVLLVMDSTRDPLTQANVTIIGNLEARDIPFFIVANKIDLPEAKPQKIESIFPQHIVVPISALKKENLDKLYETMLRTFR, encoded by the coding sequence TTGAGAAGAAATAAAAAATTAAAATTGGGAATATATGGACACCCTAATGCAGGAAAAACAACGCTTGCAAATGCAATTTGTGAAGATTGGGTTGGAAAATCATTAGGCAAAGTATCTGAAATTCCCCATGAAACTAGAAAAGTAAATTTTCAAAGAGAAGTTGTAATTGAAAAAGACGGTGCAAAATTGATTTTTGACATTGTAGATACACCAGGAATAACAACAAAAGTTGATTATAGGAAATTTTTAGAGTTTGGTTTACCTCCTGATGAAGCTAAAAAAAGAGCTAAAGAGGCAACAAAAGGAGTAATTGAAGCAATTAAGTGGTTAAATGACGTAGATGGCGTATTATTGGTTATGGATTCAACCAGAGATCCATTAACACAAGCAAATGTAACTATAATAGGAAATTTAGAGGCAAGAGACATACCATTTTTCATTGTTGCAAATAAAATAGATCTACCAGAAGCTAAACCACAAAAAATAGAATCTATATTCCCACAACATATTGTAGTTCCTATATCTGCCCTTAAAAAAGAAAATTTAGATAAATTGTATGAGACCATGCTACGTACTTTTAGATAG
- a CDS encoding Protein of unknown function DUF2070, membrane (COGs: COG3356 membrane protein~InterPro IPR019204~KEGG: mth:MTH1909 hypothetical protein~PFAM: Protein of unknown function DUF2070, membrane~SPTR: O27931 Putative uncharacterized protein~PFAM: Predicted membrane protein (DUF2070)) produces MSSMESIKNLSKYILSLPDTKFSFLAITIVSFVIGILSFIICDTAHNPIYNILYGGTFGFLVFGVSAIISGAITQPWVNSLGGRRMKMKQSMFLSFFAMTISSIIYLLGCCIYAIFKVDVVLNAFIFTCVLVFAIRMIIIWTTSNINASNSLLISSVQPGLIVSMFVILKFLDIITMNVGYLSVLLLSIKIIIASAIFLFAIYSFVLVVESPLRRNLGIGALELLSMAIAHLTEESPALESVFKEIGVPVSTLVGLISFKARNKKKALFITPCVHPGPIGKIGGSNMPALLSKRFNTFTMVAHGPSTHDFNPVSSKEIYKIEKAIKQEINKIEYSKHASKVFKVSSKDCKIKGQFFGKDLLLLITFSPKGSDDIDFGVGLAAMNLAKAKCNSKNVIIVDCHNSFNETARILPGNKEVFEIMDAIEKIDCNIKKYPIEVGCSSIKPNDISKEEGIGEDGIKTLVTKVNNQKFAYILLDSNNMVKGFREEILKKLKNYVDDAEIMTTDTHSVNTLSGGYNPVGMKNRKKIIEYIIKSVKNAISDLEPVEVGCKVIRIEGLNTFGPTASTELISTISSTVAVSKIVAPVIFALAIIFASLWIFYAP; encoded by the coding sequence ATGTCAAGTATGGAGAGTATAAAAAATCTTTCAAAATATATTTTATCATTGCCAGATACAAAATTTTCATTTTTAGCAATAACAATTGTGAGTTTTGTTATTGGAATTCTTAGTTTTATTATTTGCGACACTGCCCATAATCCTATCTACAATATTCTTTATGGTGGAACCTTTGGATTTTTAGTTTTTGGAGTTTCAGCTATTATAAGTGGTGCAATAACACAACCATGGGTTAATTCTCTTGGTGGAAGAAGAATGAAAATGAAACAGTCCATGTTTTTATCATTTTTCGCCATGACGATATCATCAATAATATATCTTTTAGGGTGTTGTATATATGCAATATTTAAAGTTGATGTTGTATTAAATGCTTTTATTTTTACTTGTGTATTGGTCTTTGCAATAAGGATGATCATAATATGGACAACGTCAAATATAAACGCATCTAATTCATTACTTATAAGTTCTGTACAACCAGGCCTTATTGTAAGTATGTTTGTAATTTTAAAATTTTTAGATATTATAACGATGAATGTTGGCTACTTAAGTGTACTACTTCTTTCCATAAAAATAATTATTGCTTCAGCAATATTTTTATTTGCCATATATTCTTTTGTATTAGTTGTTGAATCCCCCTTAAGGAGAAATTTGGGTATAGGTGCACTTGAATTATTAAGCATGGCAATAGCACATCTCACAGAAGAATCACCAGCGTTAGAATCTGTATTCAAAGAAATTGGAGTACCTGTAAGTACTTTAGTTGGTCTAATTTCATTTAAAGCCAGAAATAAAAAGAAAGCATTGTTTATAACTCCTTGTGTACACCCAGGACCTATAGGTAAAATAGGTGGATCTAACATGCCTGCATTGTTGTCAAAACGTTTTAATACGTTTACTATGGTTGCCCATGGTCCTTCCACACATGATTTCAATCCTGTATCCTCTAAAGAAATATATAAAATAGAGAAAGCTATCAAACAAGAAATAAATAAGATAGAATATTCAAAACATGCTAGTAAAGTTTTTAAAGTTTCTAGTAAAGACTGCAAAATTAAAGGACAGTTTTTTGGCAAAGATTTATTGTTATTAATAACCTTTTCACCAAAAGGCTCAGATGATATAGATTTTGGTGTTGGACTTGCTGCTATGAATCTTGCAAAAGCAAAATGTAATTCAAAAAACGTGATAATTGTAGATTGTCATAATTCCTTCAACGAAACAGCTAGAATACTCCCAGGAAATAAAGAAGTGTTTGAAATTATGGACGCTATAGAAAAAATAGACTGTAATATTAAAAAATATCCAATAGAGGTTGGATGTTCATCTATAAAGCCAAATGACATTTCTAAAGAGGAAGGCATTGGAGAAGATGGTATCAAAACACTGGTAACTAAAGTCAATAATCAAAAATTTGCATATATACTATTAGATTCAAATAATATGGTAAAAGGTTTTAGAGAAGAAATTTTAAAAAAATTAAAAAATTATGTAGATGATGCAGAAATAATGACAACTGACACACATTCAGTCAACACTTTATCTGGAGGTTACAATCCTGTAGGTATGAAAAATCGAAAAAAAATAATAGAATATATCATAAAGTCTGTAAAAAATGCAATTTCTGATTTAGAACCAGTTGAAGTTGGATGCAAAGTCATAAGAATAGAAGGATTAAATACCTTTGGACCCACAGCATCTACAGAACTTATATCTACTATTAGTTCTACAGTGGCTGTAAGTAAAATTGTTGCACCAGTAATTTTTGCCTTAGCAATTATCTTTGCTTCATTGTGGATTTTTTATGCTCCGTAA
- a CDS encoding Fibronectin-binding A domain protein (COGs: COG1293 RNA-binding protein homologous to eukaryotic snRNP~InterPro IPR010979: IPR008616: IPR008532~KEGG: mth:MTH1907 hypothetical protein~PFAM: Fibronectin-binding A domain protein; protein of unknown function DUF814~SPTR: O27929 Conserved protein~PFAM: Domain of unknown function (DUF814); Fibronectin-binding protein A N-terminus (FbpA)): MSNVDVYAVVYELNKLLKGSKFVKAYQPRKDIIVLRFHVKNKGRVDVIIQTGVRIHATRYSLENPKFPPSFPMLLRKYLKGGIVESVKQHKFDRIVEFNVKVLGKKNYKLIVELFGKGNIILTEENGKIIQPLRTEKWSDREISAGKKYKYPESRGLNPLKITKSKLKELLLNSDKDVVRTLALNGFGGTYAEEIVYRSGIDKNTPSKSLSDNEINKIYDSIEEIYGSLKEYNFKPQIIVDKDVVPIELKIYKNYEKRYFDNFNKALDEFFTPKLREELKKEKEKVWKNKIEKLERILNSQKNAIKSFKKKAKKYREIGDLIYLKYELISKVINTLKNAKEKYTWKEIIEKVKKAKKENKIKIINSITKDGIVTLNIDGKSVNIDINKSLEKNAEIYYEKAKKIRKKIKGAIKAMEETEKKLNNLKKKRDIEIKNILIPIKKRRKLKWFEKFRWFISSDGFLVIGGRDAQTNEIIVKKYMEENDIYLHADIHGAPSVVIKNKNKKIPENTINEAAIFAASFSKAWTYGLGSADVYWVYPQQVTKSPPSGEYISKGAFVIRGKRNYIRNVPIELAVGIVDYEGPRVMCGPVSSLKKFSKRYVKIIPGYTKKETIARKILKIIDKEKIFRIEDIIRVLPPGKCDLVS; encoded by the coding sequence ATGTCAAATGTAGATGTCTATGCAGTTGTTTATGAATTAAATAAATTATTAAAAGGTTCAAAATTTGTTAAGGCATATCAACCAAGGAAAGACATTATAGTGTTGCGATTCCATGTTAAAAATAAGGGTCGGGTAGATGTAATTATACAAACTGGTGTTAGGATTCATGCTACAAGATATTCACTTGAAAATCCCAAATTTCCACCATCATTCCCTATGCTACTTAGGAAATATTTAAAAGGTGGAATTGTAGAATCTGTAAAACAACATAAATTTGATAGGATTGTAGAATTTAATGTTAAGGTTCTAGGTAAGAAAAATTATAAGTTAATAGTGGAATTATTTGGTAAAGGAAATATAATCTTAACAGAAGAAAATGGAAAAATAATTCAGCCACTAAGAACTGAGAAATGGAGTGATAGGGAAATTTCGGCTGGTAAAAAATACAAATATCCAGAAAGTAGGGGATTAAATCCATTAAAAATAACTAAATCTAAACTTAAAGAATTATTATTAAATTCTGATAAAGATGTTGTTAGAACTTTAGCTTTAAATGGTTTTGGAGGAACATATGCTGAAGAAATTGTATATAGATCAGGAATAGATAAAAACACTCCTTCAAAATCTTTATCAGATAATGAAATCAATAAGATATATGATTCAATAGAGGAAATATATGGATCCCTCAAAGAGTATAATTTTAAGCCTCAAATTATAGTTGACAAGGATGTTGTTCCTATTGAATTAAAAATTTATAAAAATTATGAAAAAAGGTACTTTGATAACTTTAATAAGGCGCTTGACGAATTTTTTACTCCAAAACTCCGTGAAGAATTGAAAAAAGAAAAAGAAAAAGTATGGAAAAATAAAATTGAAAAATTGGAGAGAATATTAAATTCTCAAAAAAATGCAATTAAGAGTTTTAAAAAGAAAGCAAAGAAATATAGAGAGATTGGGGATTTAATATATCTCAAATATGAGTTGATATCTAAAGTAATAAATACTTTAAAAAATGCTAAAGAAAAATACACTTGGAAAGAAATCATTGAAAAAGTAAAAAAAGCAAAAAAAGAGAATAAAATTAAAATAATAAATTCTATAACCAAGGATGGAATAGTAACTTTAAATATCGATGGTAAAAGTGTGAATATAGATATCAACAAAAGTCTTGAAAAAAATGCAGAGATTTATTACGAGAAGGCTAAAAAAATTAGGAAGAAGATTAAAGGCGCAATAAAAGCAATGGAAGAAACAGAAAAGAAGTTAAACAACCTTAAAAAGAAAAGAGACATCGAAATAAAGAATATACTCATACCCATCAAAAAAAGAAGAAAATTAAAATGGTTTGAAAAATTTAGATGGTTTATTTCTTCAGACGGATTCTTAGTTATTGGAGGGAGAGATGCACAAACAAATGAAATAATCGTAAAAAAATACATGGAGGAAAATGACATTTATTTACATGCAGATATTCATGGTGCACCATCAGTTGTAATAAAAAATAAAAACAAGAAAATTCCAGAAAATACAATAAATGAAGCAGCTATATTTGCAGCATCATTTTCTAAAGCATGGACATATGGATTAGGATCTGCAGATGTCTATTGGGTTTATCCTCAACAAGTTACAAAATCCCCTCCTTCTGGAGAATATATATCTAAAGGTGCTTTTGTAATAAGAGGAAAACGGAATTATATAAGAAATGTTCCTATAGAACTTGCAGTTGGAATTGTTGATTATGAAGGACCAAGAGTTATGTGTGGACCTGTATCCTCACTTAAAAAATTTTCAAAAAGATACGTGAAAATTATACCTGGTTATACAAAAAAAGAGACTATAGCCCGAAAAATATTAAAAATAATAGATAAGGAAAAAATTTTTAGAATTGAAGATATAATAAGGGTTTTACCACCGGGAAAATGTGACTTAGTTTCATGA